The Fortiea contorta PCC 7126 genome has a segment encoding these proteins:
- a CDS encoding PfaD family polyunsaturated fatty acid/polyketide biosynthesis protein — MTTVDAPLSQHHNGLEFTNTYNQNLIWKGSLDCIAFSETAILEKFVALDKPCYIVKIAGEIGVTNDGYLVPNDHSTTTPIELLIAVPPLKIQQLGDAKFLSCYGVKSAYATGAMAGGIASVEMVIALGKEKILSSFGAGGLTPDKLETAINRIQQALPHGPYAFNLIHSPSELAIERRAVDLFLKYGVRIVEASAFLDLTPNIVYYRVAGLSLNDANQIEIKNKVIAKISRREVATKFLQPAPTRILKELLEQGLITELQATLAAKVPMADDITVEADSGGHTDNRPLVCLLPSIMALRDEIQAQYQYSQPIRVGVAGGIATPQSALAAFMMGAAYVVTGSINQSCIESGACEHTKKLLAQAEMADMMMAPAADMFEMGVKLQVLKRGTMFPMRAQKLYELYRSYDSIEEIPSSEREKLEKQVFRKTIAEVWEGTAAYLSQKNPEKLGKAVNNPKLKMALIFRWYLGLSSRWSQSGEKGREVDYQIWCGPAMGSFNDWVRGTYLEEPNNRKVVDVAHHIMTGAAFLYRMQSLKMQGLQIPEKYVQYHPVRSTLEM; from the coding sequence GTGACCACCGTAGACGCACCACTAAGCCAACATCACAACGGTTTAGAATTTACCAATACATACAATCAAAACCTGATTTGGAAAGGGTCACTAGATTGTATAGCTTTTTCAGAAACAGCCATATTAGAGAAATTTGTGGCATTAGATAAACCCTGTTATATCGTCAAAATTGCTGGTGAAATTGGTGTAACTAATGATGGTTATTTAGTTCCGAATGACCATAGTACTACCACACCAATAGAGCTATTAATAGCTGTACCACCACTAAAAATTCAACAACTAGGAGATGCAAAATTCCTCTCCTGTTATGGTGTAAAATCTGCTTATGCAACTGGTGCAATGGCTGGTGGTATTGCATCTGTAGAAATGGTAATTGCCCTAGGAAAAGAGAAAATTTTGAGTTCCTTTGGTGCAGGTGGTTTAACTCCAGATAAATTAGAAACAGCCATTAATCGCATTCAACAAGCCTTACCTCATGGCCCTTACGCCTTTAATTTAATTCACAGTCCCAGTGAATTAGCAATTGAACGCCGCGCTGTAGATTTATTTTTGAAATACGGTGTCAGAATTGTAGAAGCTTCAGCATTTTTAGATTTAACTCCCAACATTGTTTATTACCGAGTTGCGGGATTAAGTTTAAATGATGCAAATCAAATTGAAATCAAAAACAAAGTCATTGCTAAAATTTCTCGTCGAGAAGTTGCTACTAAATTCTTACAACCAGCACCAACAAGGATACTCAAAGAATTGTTGGAACAAGGACTAATTACTGAATTACAAGCAACTCTCGCAGCCAAAGTTCCTATGGCTGATGATATTACTGTCGAAGCAGATTCTGGTGGACATACAGATAATCGACCCTTGGTTTGTCTGTTACCTTCCATCATGGCTTTAAGAGATGAAATCCAAGCACAATATCAATATTCACAACCGATTCGTGTGGGAGTAGCCGGCGGAATCGCCACACCACAATCAGCTTTAGCCGCCTTTATGATGGGTGCGGCTTATGTTGTCACAGGTTCAATTAATCAATCATGTATTGAATCGGGTGCTTGTGAGCATACTAAAAAGCTATTAGCTCAAGCCGAAATGGCAGATATGATGATGGCGCCGGCTGCAGATATGTTTGAAATGGGAGTGAAATTGCAAGTCCTCAAACGCGGGACAATGTTCCCCATGCGCGCGCAGAAACTGTATGAACTGTACCGCAGCTATGACTCAATTGAAGAAATTCCTTCTTCAGAAAGAGAGAAGTTAGAAAAACAGGTTTTCCGCAAAACTATCGCGGAAGTTTGGGAAGGAACCGCTGCTTATTTATCGCAAAAAAACCCGGAAAAATTGGGTAAAGCAGTTAATAATCCTAAGCTGAAAATGGCGCTGATTTTTCGTTGGTATTTAGGATTATCTTCTCGTTGGTCACAATCTGGAGAGAAGGGACGGGAAGTCGATTATCAAATTTGGTGCGGCCCGGCTATGGGTAGCTTCAACGACTGGGTGCGCGGTACTTATCTAGAAGAACCAAATAACCGCAAAGTCGTTGATGTCGCTCACCATATTATGACTGGGGCTGCATTTTTATACCGGATGCAAAGTTTGAAAATGCAAGGGTTACAAATTCCAGAAAAATACGTTCAATATCACCCAGTTCGCTCAACATTGGAGATGTAA